In the Pieris napi chromosome 19, ilPieNapi1.2, whole genome shotgun sequence genome, one interval contains:
- the LOC125059146 gene encoding uncharacterized protein LOC125059146 isoform X1 encodes MSVLNQSGEEQVECPLCMEPLEVDDLHFYPCTCGYQICRFCWNRIREGENGLCPACRKAYPENPADFTPLSQEQVAAIKTEKKAREQKRRNKTLESRRALANVRVVQNNLVFVVGLPVRLADPEILKRQEYFGKYGKIHKVVINQSPAYAGSQVYVLLEKDRCEVRRLQSPSASAYVTYVLSADALRAIQGVNNVTLDGRVLKGSLGTTKYCANFMKNQPCPKPDCMYLHELGDPKASFTKEEMHAGLHQVYERKLHQQLLNATRDRPEDRQLGNSSTNADKASTKDGNQSNFIPTTEVTTSQINSVSTSKSKKDSNGSNSGSSSSSTGSNGSVNGKEAWPSLGSSPPTDSPARKQASPGPHQTNKSQENGTSECSSPTIYQQIKNNKENTEKGNRNKDSNTNGQTKKSKSDKSKQKNSISETSEQSSIDKTEQEIHTSVFENETQYLTNELDELESDRHSLLENHDLLDNSDHSLLEDDTHSLLNDANSEVLMMQRHREMLAGLVDNGMPIKSPINGYGLIDREMYLSSDRHSQISQGLMEKELLMRERNCSMLLRQNELLSRQHSVMDPKHFMPSSSIGLESASELLGANYHQNPNMLPPFGMRVENSLQSNTHGNPVNSISMNLGNNMSTLGNAMGVNSMNSNMVNTMGANTLGGNHLGTNTLGGNPMGASQLNSMGVNSLGANSMAPNTLGNSLGANSLGSNLMANSMGSHMGGFMLHNQQLQMNQHMQSGLVNGFDSPQSVSEGRYQADNMEKFFTDFNKAQQMRVTRPGAHLERPRYPHNMLSAERLEMEHKQRMNNFRGSENSGRAAGDGDDDLDFDPFKETQKALAEMMESEMMLNNISSGDNMDLVRRTRMPPPGFSHVNVYGRHPSQQQGFNNSAVYSDWTQMDPAIVSTSVNFGKSQAPDQTEIFARFNHLTVQPNGINKIQVPAMMQQWSGAPKTAWGAYNGIPMPPGFAPPKPSQHPAECIDAK; translated from the exons ATGTCAGTACTGAATCAGAGTGGTGAAGAACAG GTGGAATGTCCCCTGTGTATGGAACCCTTGGAGGTGGACGATCTCCACTTCTACCCGTGCACATGTGGATACCAA ATATGCCGGTTTTGTTGGAACCGAATTCGGGAGGGCGAAAATGGCCTATGCCCGGCGTGTCGGAAAGCATACCCGGAGAATCCTGCAGACTTCACACCACTCAGCCAAGAGCAG GTTGCTGCCATAAAGACGGAGAAGAAGGCCCGCGAGCAAAAACGGCGGAACAAGACGCTGGAGTCGCGGCGCGCACTCGCCAACGTACGGGTCGTGCAAAACAACCTCGTGTTTGTGGTCGGTTTACCTGTGCGGCTCGCGGACCCCGAG ATACTCAAACGGCAAGAGTACTTTGGCAAATATGGGAAAATTCACAAAGTAGTTATAAATCAAAGTCCAGCGTATGCGGGGTCACAGGTATATGTT CTGTTGGAAAAGGATCGCTGTGAAGTGCGCCGATTGCAGAGTCCGTCGGCGTCGGCGTACGTGACGTACGTGTTGTCGGCCGACGCGTTGCGGGCGATACAGGGCGTCAACAACGTGACACTGGACGGGCGCGTGCTCAAGGGCTCGCTCGGCACCACCAAGTACTGCGCCAACTTCATGAAGAACCAGCCGTGTCCCAAGCCGGACTGCATGTATCTGCACGAGCTAG GTGATCCAAAGGCATCGTTCACGAAGGAGGAAATGCATGCAGGCCTACACCAAGTGTACGAGCGGAAGCTTCACCAGCAGCTGCTCAACGCCACCAGGGACAGGCCTGAAGATAGACAGCTAG GTAATTCTAGTACGAATGCAGACAAAGCCAGTACAAAAGATG GTAATCAATCAAACTTCATACCGACAACAGAGGTCACAACGTCTCAAATTAATTCAGTCAGTACATCTAA atCGAAAAAGGATTCAAACGGTAGTAATAGTGGTAGCAGCAGTAGTAGTACGGGTAGCAACGGGTCAGTGAATGGAAAGGAGGCGTGGCCTAGCCTGGGATCCTCTCCACCAACTGACAGCCCCGCCCGTAAACAAGCCAGCCCCGGACCACATCAGACAA ATAAATCACAAGAAAACGGCACATCAGAATGTTCCAGTCCCACAATATACCAGCAGatcaaaaataacaaagaaaatacagaaaaaggAAATAGGAATAAAGACAGCAATACAAACGGCCAGACTAAGAAGAGCAAATCAGATAAATCGAAACAAAAGAATAGTATTAGTGAAACAAGCGAACAAAGTTCGATAGATAAGACAGAGCAAGAGATACACACTTCAGTATTCGAGAACGAGAcacaatatttaacaaatgaatTAGATGAATTGGAATCGGACCGACACAGTCTTTTAGAGAACCACGACTTATTGGATAACAGTGACCACAGCTTGCTCGAAGATGACACCCACAGTTTGTTGAACGATGCGAATAGTGAAGTACTCATGATGCAGAGGCATAGAGAAATGCTGGCCGGTCTGGTCGATAATGGAATGCCAATCAAGAGCCCCATCAATGGCTACGGGTTGATAGACAGGGAAATGTACCTCAGTAGCGATAGACATAGTCAAATTAGCCAAGGTCTAATGGAAAAGGAATTGTTGATGCGAGAAAGGAACTGCAGTATGCTGTTGAGACAGAATGAATTATTGTCTAGGCAACACAGTGTAATGGACCCCAAACATTTTATGCCCTCTTCTAGTATAGGATTGGAGTCGGCTAGTGAATTATTAG gtGCTAATTATCATCAAAACCCCAATATGCTTCCACCGTTTGGAATGAGAGTAGAAAATTCTTTACAATCAAACACACATGGAAATCCGGTTAACTCTATATCAATGAACTTAGGAAATAATATGTCAACGTTAGGAAACGCTATGGGGGTAAACTCTATGAACTCAAATATGGTAAACACAATGGGGGCAAACACATTAGGCGGAAATCATTTAGGCACAAACACATTAGGTGGAAATCCTATGGGGGCAAGTCAACTCAACTCAATGGGGGTAAATTCATTAGGAGCAAATTCTATGGCGCCAAACACATTAGGAAATTCATTGGGGGCTAACTCATTAGGATCAAATCTAATGGCAAACTCTATGGGCAGTCACATGGGCGGATTTATGCTTCACAATCAACAGTTACAAATGAACCAACACATGCAGAGCGGACTTGTCAACGGATTTGATTCACCACAAAGTGTT AGCGAAGGCAGATACCAAGCGGACAACATGGAGAAGTTCTTCACAGACTTCAACAAGGCGCAGCAGATGAGGGTAACGAGGCCTGGAGCACACCTCGAGAGGCCCAGATACCCGCACAACATGCTCAGTGCTGAACGGCTGGAAATGGAACACAAGCAAAG AATGAACAACTTCCGTGGTAGTGAGAACTCAGGTCGCGCGGCAGGTGATGGTGATGATGATCTGGACTTCGACCCCTTCAAAGAGACACAGAAAGCTTTAGCAGAGATGATGGAGTCAGAAATGATGCTGAATAATATATCTAGCGG TGACAACATGGATCTAGTTCGTCGCACGCGCATGCCGCCCCCTGGTTTCAGTCACGTCAACGTTTATGGAAGACATCCCTCGCAACAACAAG ggTTCAACAACAGCGCAGTATACTCAGATTGGACCCAAATGGACCCCGCAATAGTGTCAACTTCTGTTAACTTTGGTAAAAGTCAGGCTCCCGATCAGACAGAGATCTTCGCACGGTTCAATCATCTCACTGTACAACCTAATGGCATTAATAAGATACAG GTCCCGGCCATGATGCAACAGTGGTCTGGAGCGCCCAAGACGGCGTGGGGCGCTTACAACGGCATCCCAATGCCCCCGGGCTTCGCCCCTCCGAAACCCTCGCAGCACCCGGCCGAGTGCATCGACGCCAAGTAA
- the LOC125059146 gene encoding uncharacterized protein LOC125059146 isoform X3, whose product MSVLNQSGEEQVECPLCMEPLEVDDLHFYPCTCGYQICRFCWNRIREGENGLCPACRKAYPENPADFTPLSQEQVAAIKTEKKAREQKRRNKTLESRRALANVRVVQNNLVFVVGLPVRLADPEILKRQEYFGKYGKIHKVVINQSPAYAGSQDRCEVRRLQSPSASAYVTYVLSADALRAIQGVNNVTLDGRVLKGSLGTTKYCANFMKNQPCPKPDCMYLHELGDPKASFTKEEMHAGLHQVYERKLHQQLLNATRDRPEDRQLGNSSTNADKASTKDGNQSNFIPTTEVTTSQINSVSTSKSKKDSNGSNSGSSSSSTGSNGSVNGKEAWPSLGSSPPTDSPARKQASPGPHQTNKSQENGTSECSSPTIYQQIKNNKENTEKGNRNKDSNTNGQTKKSKSDKSKQKNSISETSEQSSIDKTEQEIHTSVFENETQYLTNELDELESDRHSLLENHDLLDNSDHSLLEDDTHSLLNDANSEVLMMQRHREMLAGLVDNGMPIKSPINGYGLIDREMYLSSDRHSQISQGLMEKELLMRERNCSMLLRQNELLSRQHSVMDPKHFMPSSSIGLESASELLGANYHQNPNMLPPFGMRVENSLQSNTHGNPVNSISMNLGNNMSTLGNAMGVNSMNSNMVNTMGANTLGGNHLGTNTLGGNPMGASQLNSMGVNSLGANSMAPNTLGNSLGANSLGSNLMANSMGSHMGGFMLHNQQLQMNQHMQSGLVNGFDSPQSVSEGRYQADNMEKFFTDFNKAQQMRVTRPGAHLERPRYPHNMLSAERLEMEHKQRMNNFRGSENSGRAAGDGDDDLDFDPFKETQKALAEMMESEMMLNNISSGDNMDLVRRTRMPPPGFSHVNVYGRHPSQQQGFNNSAVYSDWTQMDPAIVSTSVNFGKSQAPDQTEIFARFNHLTVQPNGINKIQVPAMMQQWSGAPKTAWGAYNGIPMPPGFAPPKPSQHPAECIDAK is encoded by the exons ATGTCAGTACTGAATCAGAGTGGTGAAGAACAG GTGGAATGTCCCCTGTGTATGGAACCCTTGGAGGTGGACGATCTCCACTTCTACCCGTGCACATGTGGATACCAA ATATGCCGGTTTTGTTGGAACCGAATTCGGGAGGGCGAAAATGGCCTATGCCCGGCGTGTCGGAAAGCATACCCGGAGAATCCTGCAGACTTCACACCACTCAGCCAAGAGCAG GTTGCTGCCATAAAGACGGAGAAGAAGGCCCGCGAGCAAAAACGGCGGAACAAGACGCTGGAGTCGCGGCGCGCACTCGCCAACGTACGGGTCGTGCAAAACAACCTCGTGTTTGTGGTCGGTTTACCTGTGCGGCTCGCGGACCCCGAG ATACTCAAACGGCAAGAGTACTTTGGCAAATATGGGAAAATTCACAAAGTAGTTATAAATCAAAGTCCAGCGTATGCGGGGTCACAG GATCGCTGTGAAGTGCGCCGATTGCAGAGTCCGTCGGCGTCGGCGTACGTGACGTACGTGTTGTCGGCCGACGCGTTGCGGGCGATACAGGGCGTCAACAACGTGACACTGGACGGGCGCGTGCTCAAGGGCTCGCTCGGCACCACCAAGTACTGCGCCAACTTCATGAAGAACCAGCCGTGTCCCAAGCCGGACTGCATGTATCTGCACGAGCTAG GTGATCCAAAGGCATCGTTCACGAAGGAGGAAATGCATGCAGGCCTACACCAAGTGTACGAGCGGAAGCTTCACCAGCAGCTGCTCAACGCCACCAGGGACAGGCCTGAAGATAGACAGCTAG GTAATTCTAGTACGAATGCAGACAAAGCCAGTACAAAAGATG GTAATCAATCAAACTTCATACCGACAACAGAGGTCACAACGTCTCAAATTAATTCAGTCAGTACATCTAA atCGAAAAAGGATTCAAACGGTAGTAATAGTGGTAGCAGCAGTAGTAGTACGGGTAGCAACGGGTCAGTGAATGGAAAGGAGGCGTGGCCTAGCCTGGGATCCTCTCCACCAACTGACAGCCCCGCCCGTAAACAAGCCAGCCCCGGACCACATCAGACAA ATAAATCACAAGAAAACGGCACATCAGAATGTTCCAGTCCCACAATATACCAGCAGatcaaaaataacaaagaaaatacagaaaaaggAAATAGGAATAAAGACAGCAATACAAACGGCCAGACTAAGAAGAGCAAATCAGATAAATCGAAACAAAAGAATAGTATTAGTGAAACAAGCGAACAAAGTTCGATAGATAAGACAGAGCAAGAGATACACACTTCAGTATTCGAGAACGAGAcacaatatttaacaaatgaatTAGATGAATTGGAATCGGACCGACACAGTCTTTTAGAGAACCACGACTTATTGGATAACAGTGACCACAGCTTGCTCGAAGATGACACCCACAGTTTGTTGAACGATGCGAATAGTGAAGTACTCATGATGCAGAGGCATAGAGAAATGCTGGCCGGTCTGGTCGATAATGGAATGCCAATCAAGAGCCCCATCAATGGCTACGGGTTGATAGACAGGGAAATGTACCTCAGTAGCGATAGACATAGTCAAATTAGCCAAGGTCTAATGGAAAAGGAATTGTTGATGCGAGAAAGGAACTGCAGTATGCTGTTGAGACAGAATGAATTATTGTCTAGGCAACACAGTGTAATGGACCCCAAACATTTTATGCCCTCTTCTAGTATAGGATTGGAGTCGGCTAGTGAATTATTAG gtGCTAATTATCATCAAAACCCCAATATGCTTCCACCGTTTGGAATGAGAGTAGAAAATTCTTTACAATCAAACACACATGGAAATCCGGTTAACTCTATATCAATGAACTTAGGAAATAATATGTCAACGTTAGGAAACGCTATGGGGGTAAACTCTATGAACTCAAATATGGTAAACACAATGGGGGCAAACACATTAGGCGGAAATCATTTAGGCACAAACACATTAGGTGGAAATCCTATGGGGGCAAGTCAACTCAACTCAATGGGGGTAAATTCATTAGGAGCAAATTCTATGGCGCCAAACACATTAGGAAATTCATTGGGGGCTAACTCATTAGGATCAAATCTAATGGCAAACTCTATGGGCAGTCACATGGGCGGATTTATGCTTCACAATCAACAGTTACAAATGAACCAACACATGCAGAGCGGACTTGTCAACGGATTTGATTCACCACAAAGTGTT AGCGAAGGCAGATACCAAGCGGACAACATGGAGAAGTTCTTCACAGACTTCAACAAGGCGCAGCAGATGAGGGTAACGAGGCCTGGAGCACACCTCGAGAGGCCCAGATACCCGCACAACATGCTCAGTGCTGAACGGCTGGAAATGGAACACAAGCAAAG AATGAACAACTTCCGTGGTAGTGAGAACTCAGGTCGCGCGGCAGGTGATGGTGATGATGATCTGGACTTCGACCCCTTCAAAGAGACACAGAAAGCTTTAGCAGAGATGATGGAGTCAGAAATGATGCTGAATAATATATCTAGCGG TGACAACATGGATCTAGTTCGTCGCACGCGCATGCCGCCCCCTGGTTTCAGTCACGTCAACGTTTATGGAAGACATCCCTCGCAACAACAAG ggTTCAACAACAGCGCAGTATACTCAGATTGGACCCAAATGGACCCCGCAATAGTGTCAACTTCTGTTAACTTTGGTAAAAGTCAGGCTCCCGATCAGACAGAGATCTTCGCACGGTTCAATCATCTCACTGTACAACCTAATGGCATTAATAAGATACAG GTCCCGGCCATGATGCAACAGTGGTCTGGAGCGCCCAAGACGGCGTGGGGCGCTTACAACGGCATCCCAATGCCCCCGGGCTTCGCCCCTCCGAAACCCTCGCAGCACCCGGCCGAGTGCATCGACGCCAAGTAA
- the LOC125059146 gene encoding uncharacterized protein LOC125059146 isoform X5, with protein MSVLNQSGEEQVECPLCMEPLEVDDLHFYPCTCGYQICRFCWNRIREGENGLCPACRKAYPENPADFTPLSQEQVAAIKTEKKAREQKRRNKTLESRRALANVRVVQNNLVFVVGLPVRLADPEILKRQEYFGKYGKIHKVVINQSPAYAGSQSPSASAYVTYVLSADALRAIQGVNNVTLDGRVLKGSLGTTKYCANFMKNQPCPKPDCMYLHELGDPKASFTKEEMHAGLHQVYERKLHQQLLNATRDRPEDRQLGNSSTNADKASTKDGNQSNFIPTTEVTTSQINSVSTSKSKKDSNGSNSGSSSSSTGSNGSVNGKEAWPSLGSSPPTDSPARKQASPGPHQTNKSQENGTSECSSPTIYQQIKNNKENTEKGNRNKDSNTNGQTKKSKSDKSKQKNSISETSEQSSIDKTEQEIHTSVFENETQYLTNELDELESDRHSLLENHDLLDNSDHSLLEDDTHSLLNDANSEVLMMQRHREMLAGLVDNGMPIKSPINGYGLIDREMYLSSDRHSQISQGLMEKELLMRERNCSMLLRQNELLSRQHSVMDPKHFMPSSSIGLESASELLGANYHQNPNMLPPFGMRVENSLQSNTHGNPVNSISMNLGNNMSTLGNAMGVNSMNSNMVNTMGANTLGGNHLGTNTLGGNPMGASQLNSMGVNSLGANSMAPNTLGNSLGANSLGSNLMANSMGSHMGGFMLHNQQLQMNQHMQSGLVNGFDSPQSVSEGRYQADNMEKFFTDFNKAQQMRVTRPGAHLERPRYPHNMLSAERLEMEHKQRMNNFRGSENSGRAAGDGDDDLDFDPFKETQKALAEMMESEMMLNNISSGDNMDLVRRTRMPPPGFSHVNVYGRHPSQQQGFNNSAVYSDWTQMDPAIVSTSVNFGKSQAPDQTEIFARFNHLTVQPNGINKIQVPAMMQQWSGAPKTAWGAYNGIPMPPGFAPPKPSQHPAECIDAK; from the exons ATGTCAGTACTGAATCAGAGTGGTGAAGAACAG GTGGAATGTCCCCTGTGTATGGAACCCTTGGAGGTGGACGATCTCCACTTCTACCCGTGCACATGTGGATACCAA ATATGCCGGTTTTGTTGGAACCGAATTCGGGAGGGCGAAAATGGCCTATGCCCGGCGTGTCGGAAAGCATACCCGGAGAATCCTGCAGACTTCACACCACTCAGCCAAGAGCAG GTTGCTGCCATAAAGACGGAGAAGAAGGCCCGCGAGCAAAAACGGCGGAACAAGACGCTGGAGTCGCGGCGCGCACTCGCCAACGTACGGGTCGTGCAAAACAACCTCGTGTTTGTGGTCGGTTTACCTGTGCGGCTCGCGGACCCCGAG ATACTCAAACGGCAAGAGTACTTTGGCAAATATGGGAAAATTCACAAAGTAGTTATAAATCAAAGTCCAGCGTATGCGGGGTCACAG AGTCCGTCGGCGTCGGCGTACGTGACGTACGTGTTGTCGGCCGACGCGTTGCGGGCGATACAGGGCGTCAACAACGTGACACTGGACGGGCGCGTGCTCAAGGGCTCGCTCGGCACCACCAAGTACTGCGCCAACTTCATGAAGAACCAGCCGTGTCCCAAGCCGGACTGCATGTATCTGCACGAGCTAG GTGATCCAAAGGCATCGTTCACGAAGGAGGAAATGCATGCAGGCCTACACCAAGTGTACGAGCGGAAGCTTCACCAGCAGCTGCTCAACGCCACCAGGGACAGGCCTGAAGATAGACAGCTAG GTAATTCTAGTACGAATGCAGACAAAGCCAGTACAAAAGATG GTAATCAATCAAACTTCATACCGACAACAGAGGTCACAACGTCTCAAATTAATTCAGTCAGTACATCTAA atCGAAAAAGGATTCAAACGGTAGTAATAGTGGTAGCAGCAGTAGTAGTACGGGTAGCAACGGGTCAGTGAATGGAAAGGAGGCGTGGCCTAGCCTGGGATCCTCTCCACCAACTGACAGCCCCGCCCGTAAACAAGCCAGCCCCGGACCACATCAGACAA ATAAATCACAAGAAAACGGCACATCAGAATGTTCCAGTCCCACAATATACCAGCAGatcaaaaataacaaagaaaatacagaaaaaggAAATAGGAATAAAGACAGCAATACAAACGGCCAGACTAAGAAGAGCAAATCAGATAAATCGAAACAAAAGAATAGTATTAGTGAAACAAGCGAACAAAGTTCGATAGATAAGACAGAGCAAGAGATACACACTTCAGTATTCGAGAACGAGAcacaatatttaacaaatgaatTAGATGAATTGGAATCGGACCGACACAGTCTTTTAGAGAACCACGACTTATTGGATAACAGTGACCACAGCTTGCTCGAAGATGACACCCACAGTTTGTTGAACGATGCGAATAGTGAAGTACTCATGATGCAGAGGCATAGAGAAATGCTGGCCGGTCTGGTCGATAATGGAATGCCAATCAAGAGCCCCATCAATGGCTACGGGTTGATAGACAGGGAAATGTACCTCAGTAGCGATAGACATAGTCAAATTAGCCAAGGTCTAATGGAAAAGGAATTGTTGATGCGAGAAAGGAACTGCAGTATGCTGTTGAGACAGAATGAATTATTGTCTAGGCAACACAGTGTAATGGACCCCAAACATTTTATGCCCTCTTCTAGTATAGGATTGGAGTCGGCTAGTGAATTATTAG gtGCTAATTATCATCAAAACCCCAATATGCTTCCACCGTTTGGAATGAGAGTAGAAAATTCTTTACAATCAAACACACATGGAAATCCGGTTAACTCTATATCAATGAACTTAGGAAATAATATGTCAACGTTAGGAAACGCTATGGGGGTAAACTCTATGAACTCAAATATGGTAAACACAATGGGGGCAAACACATTAGGCGGAAATCATTTAGGCACAAACACATTAGGTGGAAATCCTATGGGGGCAAGTCAACTCAACTCAATGGGGGTAAATTCATTAGGAGCAAATTCTATGGCGCCAAACACATTAGGAAATTCATTGGGGGCTAACTCATTAGGATCAAATCTAATGGCAAACTCTATGGGCAGTCACATGGGCGGATTTATGCTTCACAATCAACAGTTACAAATGAACCAACACATGCAGAGCGGACTTGTCAACGGATTTGATTCACCACAAAGTGTT AGCGAAGGCAGATACCAAGCGGACAACATGGAGAAGTTCTTCACAGACTTCAACAAGGCGCAGCAGATGAGGGTAACGAGGCCTGGAGCACACCTCGAGAGGCCCAGATACCCGCACAACATGCTCAGTGCTGAACGGCTGGAAATGGAACACAAGCAAAG AATGAACAACTTCCGTGGTAGTGAGAACTCAGGTCGCGCGGCAGGTGATGGTGATGATGATCTGGACTTCGACCCCTTCAAAGAGACACAGAAAGCTTTAGCAGAGATGATGGAGTCAGAAATGATGCTGAATAATATATCTAGCGG TGACAACATGGATCTAGTTCGTCGCACGCGCATGCCGCCCCCTGGTTTCAGTCACGTCAACGTTTATGGAAGACATCCCTCGCAACAACAAG ggTTCAACAACAGCGCAGTATACTCAGATTGGACCCAAATGGACCCCGCAATAGTGTCAACTTCTGTTAACTTTGGTAAAAGTCAGGCTCCCGATCAGACAGAGATCTTCGCACGGTTCAATCATCTCACTGTACAACCTAATGGCATTAATAAGATACAG GTCCCGGCCATGATGCAACAGTGGTCTGGAGCGCCCAAGACGGCGTGGGGCGCTTACAACGGCATCCCAATGCCCCCGGGCTTCGCCCCTCCGAAACCCTCGCAGCACCCGGCCGAGTGCATCGACGCCAAGTAA